One genomic segment of Procambarus clarkii isolate CNS0578487 chromosome 34, FALCON_Pclarkii_2.0, whole genome shotgun sequence includes these proteins:
- the LOC138371020 gene encoding putative nuclease HARBI1: protein MPTEMNEIIQTKLKFNISRFPNVIGAIDCTHIPIKAPKVEENIYVNRKQYHSLNIQVVSNPDNVIMDFCARYPGSTHDAFIWANSRLHDRFEAGEFGISYSLGDSGYPLQHNLLTPFTNPENPPEELYNRSHARTRVVIEKTFGVLKSRFRCLHRSGGSLQYEPDKCAKISVACMLLHNYCIEQRIPLEEIIDDDFIMNENVEGGAHENGHTQRREVVRNFSHKFLFQIILI, encoded by the exons ATGCCAACAGAGATGAATGAAATTATACAAACTAAGTTAAAATTTAATATCAGTAGGTTTCCCAATGTAATTGGAGCAATCGATTGTACCCATATCCCCATTAAAGCTCCAAAAGTTGAAGAAAACATATATGTAAATAGAAAACAATATCACTCTTTGAACATTCAAGTTGTGTCAAATCCTGATAATGTAATCATGGATTTCTGTGCAAGATACCCTGGAAGCACTCATGATGCTTTCATATGGGCTAACAGCAGACTCCATGACAGATTTGAAGCAGGAGAATTTGGCATTTCCTATTCGCTAG GTGACAGTGGCTATCCCTTGCAACACAACTTACTTACACCCTTCACAAACCCTGAAAACCCTCCAGAAGAGCTGTATAACAGGAGCCATGCAAGAACAAGAGTGGTAATCGAGAAAACTTTTGGCGTGTTAAAATCTCGGTTTAGGTGTCTCCACAGGTCTGGTGGTAGTCTTCAATATGAACCAGATAAATGTGCAAagatttcagttgcatgtatgttgTTGCACAATTATTGCATTGAGCAAAGAatacctcttgaagagatcattgATGATGACTTTATAATGAATGAAAATGTTGAAGGTGGAGCACATGAAAATGGGCACACACAAAGAAGGGAAGTAGTAAGGAATTTTTCTCATAAATTTTTATTTCAAATCATACTTATATAA